A region of Prochlorococcus marinus subsp. pastoris str. CCMP1986 DNA encodes the following proteins:
- a CDS encoding high light inducible protein encodes MNSKKVKVLETKTVEKEKVVAEKLNGRFAMIGFIAAIGAYLTTGQIIPGFV; translated from the coding sequence ATGAACTCAAAAAAAGTTAAAGTTCTCGAAACAAAAACAGTTGAGAAGGAAAAAGTTGTTGCAGAAAAGCTCAACGGCAGATTTGCCATGATTGGCTTCATAGCTGCTATTGGTGCTTATTTAACAACAGGTCAAATTATTCCTGGATTCGTCTAA